A section of the bacterium genome encodes:
- a CDS encoding iron-only hydrogenase system regulator has protein sequence MDKRIGVVGIIVEDISAAEEVNAVLHEFSGIIVGRMGVPYKERGVSVISIIVDGTGDEISALTGRLGRVRNVSVKTALAKETR, from the coding sequence ATGGACAAGCGTATTGGCGTGGTAGGAATTATAGTCGAAGATATTTCGGCGGCTGAAGAGGTGAACGCAGTACTCCATGAGTTCTCCGGCATCATTGTAGGCCGAATGGGCGTGCCGTATAAGGAACGCGGAGTGTCAGTAATATCAATAATAGTAGACGGGACTGGTGATGAAATAAGCGCGCTCACCGGCAGGCTCGGCAGGGTGCGAAACGTATCGGTGAAGACAGCTCTGGCAAAAGAAACGAGGTAG
- a CDS encoding NUDIX domain-containing protein, with protein MKPFALSVKMIIRDDMGRCLLLKRSMDSKNNPGKWDFPGGKLDVGEAFDQALIREVTEETGLKVAIDKLVGSAQSESPSNRIIYLLLEGRTESGTVALSDEHDDFLWVYPNELEKADICDQFKPIAKIFASTFNS; from the coding sequence ATGAAGCCGTTTGCGCTGTCGGTCAAAATGATAATCAGAGACGATATGGGACGATGTCTGCTGCTGAAAAGATCGATGGACTCAAAAAATAACCCCGGCAAATGGGACTTTCCAGGTGGCAAGCTGGATGTGGGCGAGGCGTTCGATCAGGCTCTGATACGTGAGGTCACCGAAGAAACAGGATTGAAAGTCGCAATCGATAAGCTCGTGGGATCGGCACAGTCCGAATCGCCGTCCAACCGGATTATATATCTGCTGCTTGAGGGTCGAACAGAATCAGGCACAGTCGCACTCAGCGACGAGCATGACGACTTTCTTTGGGTCTATCCTAATGAACTCGAAAAAGCGGATATATGCGATCAGTTCAAGCCGATTGCAAAAATTTTTGCCTCAACGTTTAACTCTTGA